A single window of Thermoplasma sp. Kam2015 DNA harbors:
- a CDS encoding S24/S26 family peptidase produces MSSKYRISRYSTLILVIAIVAIIASLTAYGGIWPPASVVESESMQHSNRWEFGVINTGDIVLLKKVPDPVKNVITYVVGRDIGYKTYGEYGDVILYTAPNGEVIIHRAMFYLSWNNGTPVVYGYHNQSWISVTKSYVIIYDCSYNGRNLYVNLQGLQGEDGFITVGDHNLATSTLFVAKYDAYIAADQNIFGYPPVKPQNVVAVAYGQIPWLGLIKLNIMRLYGEWPYYSEVPEYAYDYLFITLFTIFVLPYISYYSYKKLKK; encoded by the coding sequence TTGTCGTCGAAGTACAGGATCTCTAGATACAGCACGCTGATACTTGTCATAGCAATCGTTGCAATCATAGCCTCATTGACAGCCTATGGCGGTATATGGCCTCCGGCGTCTGTTGTTGAATCCGAGAGCATGCAGCATTCTAATAGATGGGAATTTGGAGTGATAAATACTGGGGACATAGTGCTGTTGAAGAAGGTTCCTGACCCGGTGAAGAACGTTATAACATACGTTGTTGGAAGAGATATAGGGTATAAGACCTATGGAGAGTACGGAGATGTTATACTCTATACCGCGCCCAATGGAGAGGTTATAATACACAGAGCCATGTTCTATCTGTCATGGAACAACGGCACTCCGGTGGTCTACGGATACCATAATCAGAGTTGGATCAGCGTTACCAAGAGTTACGTGATAATCTACGACTGCAGTTACAACGGAAGAAACCTGTACGTGAATCTTCAGGGACTCCAGGGGGAAGACGGATTCATAACCGTCGGCGATCATAACCTTGCCACATCAACATTATTTGTGGCAAAGTACGATGCATACATCGCAGCGGATCAGAATATATTCGGCTATCCCCCAGTGAAACCGCAAAATGTGGTTGCAGTCGCATATGGACAGATACCATGGCTCGGACTCATAAAGCTAAATATAATGCGCCTATACGGAGAATGGCCCTACTACAGTGAAGTGCCGGAGTACGCCTATGATTATTTATTTATAACGCTGTTCACAATATTTGTGCTGCCTTATATCTCATATTATTCTTATAAAAAATTAAAAAAATGA
- a CDS encoding peroxiredoxin, producing MSLVNKAAPDFEANAFVNGEVKKVRLSSYRGKWVVLFFYPADFTFVCPTEVEGFAEDYEKFKKKNTEVMSVSEDTVYVHKAWVEHDERVAKAKFPMIEDRKGIIARAYDVYNEETGNAQRGLFIINPDGIVKYVVITDDNVGRSTEETLRVLEALQSGGLCPVNWHEGQPTIKV from the coding sequence ATGTCTCTTGTAAATAAAGCGGCACCTGATTTCGAGGCTAATGCCTTTGTAAATGGTGAAGTAAAAAAAGTTAGACTCAGCAGCTACAGAGGAAAATGGGTAGTACTTTTCTTCTATCCTGCGGATTTCACATTCGTCTGCCCAACAGAAGTCGAGGGTTTCGCAGAGGACTATGAGAAGTTCAAGAAGAAGAACACCGAGGTAATGTCAGTAAGCGAGGATACAGTCTACGTCCACAAGGCATGGGTAGAGCACGATGAGAGAGTTGCGAAGGCAAAGTTTCCCATGATCGAGGACAGGAAGGGCATAATAGCCAGAGCTTACGATGTATACAATGAGGAGACTGGAAACGCCCAGAGGGGCCTGTTCATTATCAATCCGGACGGCATTGTGAAGTATGTTGTGATAACGGATGATAACGTGGGCAGGAGCACTGAGGAAACTCTCAGAGTACTCGAGGCACTGCAGTCTGGCGGGCTATGCCCGGTTAACTGGCATGAGGGCCAGCCGACGATAAAAGTCTGA
- a CDS encoding glycosyltransferase family 2 protein: MMIDDSKISFVIPTINEEGTIGSVIDGIRSDFKNSEIIVVDTNSTDRTREIARSKGARVIEEPRRGYGRAYQTGIPAASGEIIVCMDGDGTYPTDIVKPLIEILILDRVDFISCDRITFRTSTNYTTLHYVGNMVLNITIRILFKVRMVDSQSGMWIFRSDLYRKMKNLGNGMSFSQNIKIEAVRHGVFIEIPIRYGVRITKPKLKTWHDGFHNLFALFVKRVSE; encoded by the coding sequence ATGATGATCGACGACAGCAAGATCAGTTTTGTCATTCCCACAATCAACGAAGAAGGTACGATAGGATCGGTGATAGATGGGATAAGATCGGATTTCAAGAACTCCGAGATAATAGTGGTCGATACCAATTCCACCGACAGAACGAGGGAGATAGCGAGATCAAAGGGCGCAAGGGTTATAGAGGAACCGAGACGCGGCTACGGTAGAGCCTATCAGACCGGTATTCCAGCTGCATCTGGTGAAATCATAGTCTGCATGGATGGCGATGGAACCTATCCTACAGACATAGTGAAACCGCTGATCGAAATTCTCATACTTGATAGGGTTGATTTCATCTCCTGCGACAGAATCACCTTCAGGACAAGCACCAACTATACCACGCTCCATTATGTGGGGAACATGGTTCTGAACATCACAATACGCATACTCTTCAAGGTGAGGATGGTTGATTCTCAGAGCGGTATGTGGATATTCCGATCGGATCTCTACAGGAAAATGAAGAATCTGGGTAATGGCATGTCGTTCTCGCAGAATATAAAGATAGAGGCCGTTAGACACGGTGTCTTCATAGAGATACCCATAAGATACGGCGTCAGGATAACAAAGCCAAAACTCAAGACATGGCATGACGGTTTCCACAATCTCTTCGCTTTGTTTGTGAAGCGTGTGTCGGAATGA
- a CDS encoding MFS transporter, with protein sequence MNLNNQKSKIRPGRSMARSDLVRYYVSYNLFAFANGMFGIFVNILFFTKFSILSVMEYQAAIQSTQTMMFVVSGYLLRATNARTLFSIGTIARSLIIFGMVFVKGPFYVPFAFGLLYGIPSGVFWAGNNTLSQAITRKMNRFNFLSTNSAISSLAGLVAPLFAGFIVSEAHGTGIARYRIDFIISAALLIVAGLIAMSIRENGEKRMSFGLRDTMIGNPDYMRFKIFFLLSNMLTIVITTFVPIYIFYLTHDYLLVGFFGTYAALVVIASNISSMYMQKWICSSYRMLIASVIASSFLYLIDGSYAVAAVFVASGIITFLMTPLGNAAMSSFMNFLDGIEYSSGYWINREYYLVSGRLISFLILSVMSITGASLYDYALAIPAISLTVMGYIKVLK encoded by the coding sequence TTGAATCTGAACAATCAGAAATCCAAGATAAGACCTGGGAGATCGATGGCCAGATCCGATCTGGTCAGATACTACGTCTCGTACAATCTTTTCGCCTTTGCCAACGGTATGTTCGGGATATTCGTCAACATACTCTTCTTTACGAAATTCAGCATACTCAGCGTCATGGAGTATCAGGCAGCCATCCAGTCAACACAGACTATGATGTTCGTGGTCTCTGGATATCTCCTCAGAGCGACAAATGCCAGAACGCTGTTTTCCATAGGCACCATCGCTAGATCCCTCATAATTTTCGGCATGGTATTCGTTAAGGGGCCGTTCTATGTTCCCTTTGCCTTCGGACTTCTTTATGGCATTCCATCGGGCGTGTTCTGGGCAGGCAACAATACGTTGAGCCAGGCCATAACGAGGAAGATGAACAGGTTCAACTTCCTATCCACAAACTCTGCAATCTCAAGCTTAGCTGGGCTTGTTGCGCCTCTATTTGCTGGGTTCATAGTATCGGAGGCACATGGCACAGGCATAGCTAGATACAGGATAGATTTCATCATCTCTGCTGCACTCCTCATCGTCGCTGGCTTAATCGCCATGAGCATAAGGGAGAACGGTGAGAAGAGGATGAGCTTCGGTTTGAGGGACACGATGATAGGAAATCCAGATTACATGCGTTTCAAGATATTCTTCCTGCTGTCGAATATGCTGACAATAGTGATCACAACATTTGTGCCCATATACATATTCTACCTGACGCACGACTATCTGCTCGTTGGATTCTTTGGTACATATGCGGCTCTTGTCGTCATAGCCTCAAACATCTCCTCGATGTACATGCAGAAGTGGATCTGTTCATCATACAGGATGCTCATAGCCTCTGTGATTGCTTCATCGTTTCTTTATCTTATAGATGGATCATATGCTGTGGCAGCGGTGTTCGTGGCTTCCGGTATCATAACATTTCTCATGACGCCACTGGGCAACGCCGCAATGTCAAGCTTCATGAATTTCCTTGACGGAATAGAATACTCCTCCGGTTACTGGATAAATAGAGAATACTACCTTGTTTCTGGAAGACTGATATCATTCCTGATACTGTCCGTGATGTCCATCACCGGCGCATCTCTCTATGATTATGCGCTGGCCATACCGGCAATATCGTTGACTGTCATGGGCTATATCAAGGTACTGAAGTGA
- the sepF gene encoding cell division protein SepF: MLFRKKSDQKKNDGRVRYIDLARYPPENSPEDQKMVKVAEIYTYEDLLEASRFVYNGNILMVDVSGVTDDVSSRRIMEKCASIGKEINGDVAKVSKNMIMITPNGIKIDREKYRGSMSLV, encoded by the coding sequence ATGCTCTTCAGGAAGAAGTCTGACCAGAAGAAGAATGACGGAAGGGTCAGATACATAGACCTTGCCAGATACCCTCCAGAGAACTCTCCGGAGGATCAGAAGATGGTCAAGGTTGCCGAGATATACACCTATGAGGATCTGCTTGAAGCCAGCCGTTTTGTTTACAACGGAAATATTCTGATGGTTGACGTATCTGGTGTAACAGACGACGTTTCCTCAAGGAGAATAATGGAAAAGTGCGCAAGCATAGGCAAGGAGATCAACGGCGATGTGGCGAAAGTATCAAAGAACATGATAATGATCACTCCCAACGGAATAAAGATAGATAGGGAAAAATACAGAGGGAGCATGAGCCTAGTTTAG